The Candidatus Bathyarchaeia archaeon genome contains a region encoding:
- a CDS encoding NADH-ubiquinone oxidoreductase-F iron-sulfur binding region domain-containing protein: protein MKPEDILRIAKEEVERQKTYKYRINVCCSSGCLPFGALQVLKAFEDAVKVFGLQGECKVSRTGCIGTCSVGPVALIEPGGYLYQNITTEDAKKIVKNHVISGEPVRELLYANEAFFKKQLRLVLRNAGRIDPLRIEDYIAAGGYSALIKCLTKMTPKEVIDEVTASGLRGRGGAGFPTGQKWNFVARERNTPKYVVANLDEGDPGVFANRTLAEADPHAIIEGMAIAAYAVGAEKGYIYIRAEYPLAVQTLREALKQAKSMNLIGKSILETEFSFDVELRLGAGAFVAGEETGILASIEGRRAMPRPRPPYPATSGLWGKPTLIQNVETLANVPLIIFNGGRWFAKIGTPKCTGTKCFSLTGKVNNPGLIEVPMGITLREVIFEIGGGVPAGRRFKAVLVGGPSGGCLPESLLDLPIDYESLTKAGAIMGSGGIVVIDDESCMVDTAWFFTDFCVDESCGKCVPCRVGLLKMRDILERIMRGEGRLEDLDLLNDLGGYVRDVSLCGLGQTAPNPVLTTLRYFKDEYVAHIVDKRCPAGKCYKLRREIVEEA, encoded by the coding sequence TTGAAGCCGGAGGATATTTTGAGAATCGCTAAAGAAGAGGTTGAGAGGCAAAAGACCTATAAGTATAGAATAAATGTTTGCTGTTCTAGTGGATGCCTACCTTTCGGTGCACTACAAGTTCTTAAAGCTTTTGAGGACGCCGTTAAAGTGTTTGGTCTTCAGGGCGAGTGTAAGGTCTCAAGGACTGGATGCATTGGAACATGCTCGGTTGGTCCAGTAGCCTTGATAGAGCCAGGCGGCTACCTATACCAGAATATTACCACCGAGGATGCAAAAAAGATAGTTAAAAACCACGTAATTTCCGGAGAACCGGTGAGAGAGCTGCTTTATGCAAATGAAGCCTTCTTCAAGAAGCAACTTAGGCTTGTCCTTAGGAACGCTGGTAGAATAGATCCGCTTAGAATAGAAGATTACATAGCAGCTGGCGGATATTCGGCGCTGATAAAATGCTTAACAAAGATGACTCCAAAAGAGGTTATAGATGAGGTTACTGCGAGTGGATTGAGGGGGCGTGGGGGTGCTGGTTTCCCAACAGGGCAGAAGTGGAATTTTGTGGCTAGAGAGAGAAATACGCCGAAATATGTTGTGGCAAACTTAGATGAGGGCGATCCAGGAGTATTCGCAAATAGAACCCTGGCAGAGGCTGATCCACACGCGATAATTGAGGGCATGGCTATAGCCGCCTACGCTGTTGGGGCTGAGAAAGGCTACATTTACATTAGGGCTGAATACCCCTTAGCAGTTCAAACATTAAGGGAGGCTCTAAAGCAGGCTAAATCAATGAATCTTATAGGGAAGAGTATCCTCGAGACCGAGTTCAGCTTCGATGTTGAGTTGAGACTTGGTGCTGGAGCGTTTGTCGCTGGTGAGGAGACTGGTATACTTGCGTCTATTGAGGGTCGGAGGGCGATGCCTAGACCGCGCCCACCATACCCGGCTACATCCGGATTGTGGGGTAAGCCAACACTCATACAGAATGTTGAGACCCTAGCGAATGTTCCGCTCATAATATTTAATGGCGGAAGATGGTTTGCCAAAATTGGGACTCCAAAATGCACTGGGACAAAATGTTTCTCGCTTACTGGCAAGGTTAATAACCCTGGCCTCATAGAGGTTCCGATGGGAATCACCCTCAGAGAAGTTATCTTTGAGATAGGAGGTGGAGTTCCAGCTGGAAGAAGATTTAAGGCGGTTCTGGTTGGCGGCCCCTCTGGTGGATGCCTCCCCGAGAGTCTGCTTGACCTCCCAATTGATTATGAGTCTTTGACTAAGGCGGGGGCTATAATGGGCTCCGGCGGCATAGTTGTGATAGATGATGAATCATGTATGGTGGATACGGCATGGTTCTTCACAGACTTCTGTGTTGATGAGTCATGTGGTAAGTGTGTCCCATGTAGGGTTGGGCTTCTTAAGATGAGAGATATTCTTGAGAGGATCATGAGGGGGGAAGGGCGATTAGAAGATTTAGACCTCCTAAACGATTTAGGTGGATATGTGAGGGACGTAAGCTTGTGCGGTTTAGGCCAAACAGCCCCGAATCCCGTCTTAACAACCTTGCGCTACTTTAAGGATGAATATGTAGCTCACATTGTTGATAAGAGGTGCCCTGCTGGGAAATGCTATAAACTCCGACGGGAGATCGTGGAGGAGGCTTAG
- a CDS encoding NAD(P)H-dependent oxidoreductase subunit E encodes MLKEDRRLQILERVMREHNYQSSALLEILHAAHEIYGYFDRGILEYISKRLGLPPSHIYGVASFYHLFKFRKPGEHVISACMGTACYVKGVEEIISAIEREFNVKRGSSTPDGRLSLFITRCIGACAMAPNVTVDNEVIGKATKEVVLERIRKILGG; translated from the coding sequence TTGTTAAAAGAAGATAGGCGTTTACAAATTCTTGAGAGGGTTATGAGGGAGCATAATTATCAAAGTAGTGCCCTCTTAGAGATACTGCACGCGGCGCACGAGATCTATGGATATTTCGATAGGGGCATCTTAGAATATATTTCTAAAAGATTAGGTCTCCCACCGAGCCACATTTACGGCGTGGCATCATTCTACCACCTTTTTAAGTTTAGGAAGCCTGGTGAGCATGTAATTTCGGCATGTATGGGAACAGCGTGTTATGTGAAGGGTGTTGAGGAGATAATATCGGCGATTGAGAGAGAATTCAATGTTAAGCGTGGCAGCTCGACGCCGGATGGGCGTCTCTCGCTTTTTATTACCCGTTGTATTGGTGCATGTGCTATGGCTCCCAACGTAACTGTTGATAACGAGGTTATTGGGAAAGCGACTAAGGAGGTTGTTTTAGAGAGAATAAGAAAGATTCTTGGGGGATGA
- a CDS encoding sulfite exporter TauE/SafE family protein has product MLDLILILCLTAMGFFVGTLSSFFGFGGGFIIVPFLVSLGFPINISVGTSTMEIFISSLIASLKHRRLGNVGMKAGLIIAFASIVGAEFGAQLIEWLEGSSIQHMDILVSLIYVLVLYSISAYMTYEGLISKRRGGSEKKFWRGPKIPQFTITMQQDMKPTSAWVLVIIGFLGGLFAGFLGTSGGLILVPLLIYVVGYKPSVAAGTCIFERLLSCLYASLTHTLKGNIDFMLAALMFLGSLIGVQVGVSATKYISEASFKGALVLYLGFISLSVMMRLISLLFGIFFLEILSRLIIFLASFSMALLIIAFLIGKI; this is encoded by the coding sequence ATGCTGGATTTAATACTGATCCTCTGCCTTACTGCCATGGGCTTCTTTGTCGGGACCCTGTCAAGCTTCTTTGGTTTTGGTGGGGGCTTCATTATTGTGCCATTCCTCGTTAGCTTGGGTTTTCCAATTAACATATCCGTTGGAACAAGCACAATGGAGATTTTCATATCATCTCTAATTGCATCATTAAAACATAGACGCTTAGGTAACGTGGGGATGAAAGCAGGCTTAATAATTGCCTTCGCCTCAATCGTTGGAGCGGAATTTGGGGCGCAATTAATCGAATGGCTTGAAGGGAGCAGCATACAACACATGGATATCTTAGTGAGTCTAATATACGTCTTAGTCTTATACTCAATCTCGGCATATATGACTTATGAAGGCCTAATCTCCAAGCGTAGAGGGGGCTCTGAAAAGAAGTTTTGGCGCGGACCTAAAATCCCACAATTCACAATTACTATGCAGCAAGACATGAAGCCAACATCAGCCTGGGTATTGGTTATAATTGGCTTTCTTGGAGGTTTATTCGCTGGCTTCTTAGGCACTAGTGGGGGCCTCATTCTAGTTCCATTACTAATTTATGTCGTTGGCTATAAGCCATCCGTTGCCGCTGGAACATGCATCTTTGAAAGGTTATTGAGCTGTTTGTATGCATCCTTAACGCACACTCTTAAGGGGAATATTGATTTCATGTTGGCGGCTCTCATGTTTCTCGGCTCTTTAATCGGCGTGCAAGTTGGGGTTTCGGCAACCAAATATATTAGTGAGGCAAGCTTTAAGGGAGCCCTCGTCCTATACTTAGGCTTCATCTCCCTGAGCGTCATGATGAGGTTGATCTCGCTCTTATTCGGAATATTCTTTCTTGAGATCCTTTCGCGGCTGATTATATTCCTAGCGTCCTTCTCCATGGCATTGCTCATAATAGCATTTCTTATAGGCAAAATATGA
- a CDS encoding phosphate uptake regulator PhoU, which translates to MESRKLQKVGRSTVTVSLPNKWIKENGIKPGDLVFIISEKDGTLRIIPSQSMRQEEIEEEYVINVDACDERGILERIIVGGYILGRNVIRIVSSNRIEKAHVDEVRRIIRKLIGLGILEETANSILLQCSLDPSRFKIDMLIRRLSLIVSTILFESMQALLENNETLAREAIEREDEADAIYYLATRLLLYAQRKLEVAEQMGITDILFMPAIRLILQSLELIGDYSEDIARKVLALKIYRDKVREDITKKIYELGEAVRTVFQKAVDCIFTGDVKLANNVLEMKNSLEIGAERFMYEMPEIPYLRAIVSGLANISNVGAIIANIAINKALQEHSKHIEEIVKIVKHITPQPRSVKIERSK; encoded by the coding sequence ATGGAAAGCAGAAAACTACAAAAGGTTGGGCGCTCAACGGTAACAGTTTCTCTCCCAAATAAATGGATAAAGGAGAATGGCATTAAACCAGGCGATCTAGTCTTTATTATATCAGAGAAGGATGGTACATTAAGGATTATACCAAGCCAATCCATGCGCCAAGAGGAAATTGAAGAGGAATATGTAATTAATGTTGATGCTTGCGATGAACGCGGCATTCTTGAGAGAATAATAGTTGGAGGATATATTCTTGGTCGTAACGTTATTAGGATTGTTTCCTCAAATCGGATAGAAAAAGCTCATGTAGATGAAGTGCGGAGAATAATACGTAAGCTTATCGGCCTAGGTATACTTGAGGAGACCGCAAACAGCATACTTTTGCAGTGCTCACTGGATCCAAGCAGATTTAAGATTGACATGCTAATTAGGCGATTGTCTCTTATCGTCTCAACTATCCTCTTTGAATCTATGCAAGCCCTTCTAGAAAATAATGAGACATTAGCGAGAGAAGCTATCGAGCGGGAGGATGAAGCCGATGCAATCTATTATTTGGCTACTCGCCTACTCCTTTATGCGCAGAGAAAACTCGAAGTAGCTGAACAGATGGGTATAACAGATATACTCTTCATGCCAGCTATACGTTTAATACTTCAGTCTTTAGAGCTAATAGGAGATTACTCTGAAGATATAGCAAGAAAGGTTTTAGCTCTCAAAATATATAGGGATAAAGTGAGGGAGGATATAACGAAGAAAATTTATGAACTCGGTGAGGCTGTTCGAACAGTTTTCCAAAAAGCTGTTGACTGCATCTTCACAGGTGACGTTAAGCTCGCCAATAATGTGCTTGAGATGAAGAACTCCCTCGAAATTGGAGCTGAAAGATTCATGTATGAGATGCCAGAAATACCGTATTTGAGGGCAATAGTTTCCGGTCTAGCTAACATATCAAATGTTGGAGCAATAATTGCCAACATAGCGATAAATAAGGCGTTGCAAGAACATAGTAAGCATATTGAGGAAATTGTTAAAATAGTCAAGCATATTACACCGCAACCTAGATCAGTAAAGATAGAGAGGTCAAAGTAG
- a CDS encoding nitroreductase family protein, protein MDVFEAIRSRRSIRSYEPTPIPRDKLEKILEAARLAPSAGNIQPWHFIVVTDSEKRRKLAKAPFAGFLKEAPVVIVGCGNQKASPKWFMIDVAIAMQNMVLAATAEGLGTCWVGSFNENDVKEMLKIPDDYRVVALLALGYPHKKLDIQSKILHSIRRRKKLEEIVSFEEIGKNLNPSNA, encoded by the coding sequence ATGGATGTATTCGAAGCTATTCGAAGTAGGCGTTCTATTAGATCTTATGAACCAACGCCTATTCCAAGAGATAAGCTTGAGAAGATTTTGGAAGCAGCTAGACTTGCTCCTTCAGCAGGAAATATTCAGCCATGGCATTTTATAGTCGTAACTGATTCTGAGAAGAGAAGAAAACTTGCTAAAGCACCTTTCGCAGGTTTTTTGAAAGAAGCACCTGTCGTTATTGTTGGATGCGGAAACCAAAAAGCTTCCCCTAAATGGTTTATGATAGATGTTGCTATAGCAATGCAAAACATGGTTTTAGCGGCAACAGCTGAGGGACTTGGAACATGTTGGGTCGGTAGCTTCAATGAGAATGATGTTAAAGAAATGCTTAAAATACCAGATGACTATCGCGTAGTAGCCTTACTCGCCCTAGGATATCCCCATAAAAAACTAGATATCCAAAGTAAAATACTCCATTCAATAAGAAGGCGTAAAAAACTAGAGGAAATAGTAAGCTTTGAGGAAATTGGAAAAAATCTAAATCCTAGTAATGCCTAA
- a CDS encoding extracellular solute-binding protein: MDKKAITRLQAIIIAVIVAAVAIAGGVYYYYATLPKVVTIKVVAIAHAAPGIQAIAEDFMKNYPNIKVETLLFDWETGRDRQLHDMAVKAGEFDVYMWDCIYTGAFAPHCYTLDELKSKYPNSEIFTDYGDFIESVDQRYAHWEGKRIGYVVCTNVMAMFYRKDLFESSEMKAQYRSWITEHYDEIRAIIEECGLDVNRIPMELAPPTTLEELVATARFFTRRFNPNSPTEIGNTIMAMRTHTIHWEYCWLFAQWRRSPEGLATCGPVTLPWGDLFTSEGEPAFDPKITDMGIKILKLFKYLTECQTAPMETEWSQCMEHFGRGRAAMWAGSWASVFIDFVEKAPEEYPDIAGKVGVAKAPGVGIDGTWQVGVSKYSKNPKEAWLFCQYMMSRESMIKAWQVASSFPVRKSVIQELSSRYPVFSIFLEALQDPGTRTYVPENPELEDSIAKWVTRYIAGEVSAEEAINGLVTEWRYILRKYLGE; encoded by the coding sequence ATGGATAAAAAGGCTATAACTCGTCTTCAAGCTATTATTATAGCAGTAATTGTTGCTGCCGTAGCTATTGCTGGTGGCGTATACTACTATTATGCTACTTTACCAAAAGTTGTCACGATTAAAGTTGTAGCTATAGCTCATGCCGCCCCGGGCATTCAAGCAATCGCTGAAGACTTTATGAAAAATTATCCTAATATTAAGGTTGAAACATTACTTTTTGATTGGGAGACTGGGAGAGATAGACAATTACATGACATGGCTGTTAAGGCTGGCGAATTCGATGTTTATATGTGGGACTGCATTTATACTGGTGCTTTCGCACCTCACTGTTATACTCTCGATGAGTTAAAAAGTAAGTATCCGAATAGTGAAATATTTACGGATTACGGCGATTTCATAGAGTCTGTGGATCAGAGGTATGCCCATTGGGAAGGAAAACGTATAGGATATGTTGTTTGCACCAACGTAATGGCAATGTTTTATAGAAAAGATTTGTTCGAAAGCTCTGAAATGAAGGCGCAATATAGAAGCTGGATAACTGAGCATTATGATGAGATAAGAGCTATAATTGAAGAGTGCGGATTAGACGTAAATAGAATACCGATGGAGCTTGCACCACCCACAACACTAGAGGAGCTTGTGGCGACGGCTAGATTCTTTACTAGGAGATTCAATCCGAATTCTCCGACAGAAATAGGGAATACAATAATGGCTATGAGGACTCATACAATTCACTGGGAGTACTGTTGGTTATTCGCGCAATGGAGGAGGTCACCCGAGGGGCTAGCAACATGTGGACCAGTAACCCTACCATGGGGCGATCTATTTACATCAGAGGGTGAGCCAGCTTTCGATCCAAAAATAACTGATATGGGAATCAAAATCCTAAAGCTCTTTAAGTACCTCACTGAGTGCCAAACAGCCCCCATGGAGACAGAGTGGTCACAATGTATGGAGCATTTCGGTCGTGGAAGAGCAGCCATGTGGGCGGGCTCATGGGCTTCCGTGTTCATAGACTTTGTGGAGAAAGCCCCTGAAGAATATCCGGACATAGCTGGTAAAGTAGGTGTAGCAAAAGCTCCTGGTGTTGGAATAGATGGAACATGGCAGGTTGGCGTCAGCAAATATTCCAAGAACCCGAAGGAAGCATGGCTCTTCTGCCAATACATGATGAGCAGAGAGTCCATGATTAAAGCTTGGCAAGTAGCATCATCATTCCCAGTGAGAAAATCAGTTATACAAGAACTTTCAAGCCGGTATCCAGTATTCTCAATCTTCCTAGAGGCTTTGCAGGATCCTGGTACAAGAACCTATGTGCCTGAAAACCCGGAGCTAGAGGATTCGATAGCTAAGTGGGTTACAAGGTACATAGCTGGAGAGGTATCTGCTGAAGAGGCTATCAATGGTTTAGTTACAGAATGGAGGTATATACTTAGAAAATATCTTGGTGAATAA
- a CDS encoding carbohydrate ABC transporter permease → MKREGLTIAMTIISFAVVLLYLSPFIWMIGVSFKPIAEWGAPYFLPQNPTLRNYMELGTGAVYGVRGHFPAIIPYLINSLVSSSVNSILTALLGAMIAYTIQRYRFGGTRLATWILSLRMIPPVAVMLPLVIIVKTLGIYDTVWGLILIYPLITLPLTTWLMMSVIKNVPRETDEAALVDGCTEIGAFFKIVLPQTGSGLAASATIAFLFSWSEFLIPLLLTQSERGMTVTVFAAYFAQEYGVLWGPMSAAGVVIALPVIVFAIAVHKYLVKGLIFAA, encoded by the coding sequence ATGAAAAGAGAAGGTTTAACCATAGCTATGACAATAATTTCCTTTGCAGTAGTTCTATTGTATTTAAGCCCATTCATATGGATGATCGGAGTCTCATTTAAACCTATAGCCGAGTGGGGTGCACCCTACTTCCTCCCGCAGAATCCGACGCTTAGAAATTACATGGAGCTTGGTACTGGCGCGGTGTATGGTGTTAGAGGGCATTTTCCAGCGATAATACCCTACTTAATTAATAGTCTCGTATCTTCTTCAGTCAATTCTATTTTAACGGCGCTCTTAGGGGCAATGATAGCGTACACTATACAAAGATATAGGTTTGGTGGAACAAGACTTGCAACATGGATTTTGAGCCTAAGAATGATACCGCCAGTCGCAGTAATGCTGCCACTGGTTATAATTGTTAAAACCCTAGGAATATATGATACGGTGTGGGGTCTAATACTCATTTACCCCCTAATAACTCTTCCACTAACAACATGGTTAATGATGAGTGTAATTAAGAATGTGCCTAGAGAAACGGATGAAGCAGCCCTTGTGGACGGCTGCACAGAAATAGGCGCCTTCTTCAAAATAGTATTACCGCAGACAGGTTCAGGTTTAGCAGCATCGGCGACAATAGCCTTCCTATTCTCTTGGTCAGAGTTTCTAATACCACTATTGTTAACCCAGTCTGAGAGGGGTATGACTGTAACAGTTTTCGCAGCCTATTTCGCACAGGAGTATGGGGTTCTATGGGGACCGATGTCGGCTGCTGGAGTAGTGATAGCGCTTCCAGTAATAGTCTTTGCAATAGCTGTTCATAAATACCTGGTTAAAGGTTTGATCTTTGCTGCATAG
- a CDS encoding sugar ABC transporter permease codes for MIRYLSTSISKTLRQLKRPVTLLALPAIAFLIFLVIYPTVYLWGMIFFSFHPARDPYPRFVGLENFRIILSDSECWDSLLRTLLVLSMSVPAQILLGILLALLFTSKYTRGSLLLRVLILIPMMIPSVIIGLNWKTILYSHGPFNEILKSLGLEPQPWLSAPFGHPSNTLICLALLDVWQWTPFVTLAMVSAFESIPKDVYEAADIDGAKGFKMFRFITLPMSKSTLVTILLLRVVDSLKIFDTVYSLTYGGPGSSTTTYPFYIFKTGFTLMSLYPSYGYTALLSLVLLGVATVLTTIIMRILKIEEIIWG; via the coding sequence ATGATTAGGTACTTATCTACTTCCATATCAAAAACATTAAGACAATTAAAGCGACCAGTTACTTTATTGGCTTTACCAGCAATTGCATTCCTAATATTCTTAGTAATTTATCCGACAGTTTATCTTTGGGGTATGATCTTCTTTTCCTTCCATCCTGCTAGAGATCCTTATCCAAGATTTGTTGGTTTAGAAAACTTCAGAATAATATTGTCTGATAGTGAATGCTGGGACAGCCTTTTAAGGACATTATTGGTTTTAAGCATGTCTGTGCCAGCCCAAATACTTTTAGGAATTCTATTGGCTTTGCTCTTTACGTCAAAATACACGCGTGGGAGTTTACTCTTGAGAGTTCTCATACTGATACCAATGATGATTCCATCAGTCATAATAGGGCTAAATTGGAAGACAATCCTTTACTCACATGGACCATTTAACGAGATTTTAAAGTCTCTTGGACTTGAGCCGCAACCATGGCTCAGCGCACCCTTCGGGCACCCCTCTAACACGCTTATATGCTTAGCTCTATTAGATGTATGGCAGTGGACACCCTTTGTAACGCTTGCAATGGTAAGCGCCTTTGAGAGTATACCAAAGGATGTTTATGAAGCCGCCGATATTGATGGGGCTAAAGGCTTTAAAATGTTTAGGTTCATTACACTACCGATGAGTAAGAGCACTCTTGTAACAATACTCCTACTTAGGGTTGTGGACTCTCTAAAAATATTTGACACAGTATATTCGTTAACCTATGGTGGTCCGGGCAGCAGCACAACAACTTATCCATTCTACATTTTTAAGACCGGCTTCACACTTATGAGTCTTTATCCTTCATATGGCTACACGGCCCTGCTCTCATTAGTTCTGTTGGGAGTGGCGACCGTTTTGACAACCATTATAATGAGGATTCTGAAAATTGAAGAGATAATTTGGGGGTGA
- a CDS encoding ABC transporter ATP-binding protein: MARVVLKNLTKRFGNVIAVNNVNLEVKDKEFFILLGPSGCGKTTTLRCIAGLETPDEGEIYIGDKLVNDLPPRERNIAMVFQSYALYPHMSVYDNIAFPLKMRGFQKDEIDERVKRVAEFLKISHLLNRKPGQLSGGEKQRVALGRAIVRNPEVFLMDEPLSNLDAKLRVYMRTELKRLQKELGVTTVYVTHDQVEAMTMADKIAIMNQGTLQQVGTPSEVFNSPANVFVAGFIGTPPMNFIDCTLREEDGVYILDAGAFTLGISHSLGEVIKKKSTSTEVILGIRPENIIITEEPETKNSIKTEVYVVEPLGSEVIIDLKIDGNIIKAKSSEELKLAIGDKVWMRFDENKIHIFDKKTEKTII; this comes from the coding sequence ATGGCGCGCGTTGTTCTCAAAAATTTGACTAAACGTTTTGGTAATGTGATTGCTGTTAATAATGTGAATCTTGAGGTTAAAGATAAAGAATTCTTCATTCTTCTTGGTCCATCTGGGTGTGGAAAAACTACAACATTAAGATGTATTGCTGGTTTAGAAACACCTGATGAGGGAGAGATATATATTGGGGATAAACTGGTAAATGACCTCCCACCTAGAGAAAGAAATATTGCAATGGTCTTTCAAAGCTATGCATTATACCCCCATATGTCTGTCTACGATAACATAGCTTTTCCACTGAAGATGAGGGGGTTCCAAAAGGATGAGATAGATGAAAGGGTTAAGAGAGTTGCTGAGTTTTTGAAGATCTCTCATCTTTTAAATAGAAAGCCGGGGCAATTAAGTGGTGGAGAAAAGCAGCGGGTAGCTTTAGGCAGAGCAATTGTTAGAAACCCAGAGGTTTTCCTGATGGATGAGCCATTAAGTAATTTGGATGCTAAGTTGAGAGTCTATATGAGAACTGAACTGAAAAGGCTCCAAAAAGAGTTAGGTGTTACAACTGTATATGTTACCCATGATCAGGTTGAAGCCATGACGATGGCGGATAAAATAGCCATAATGAATCAGGGCACCCTGCAACAGGTAGGCACACCATCCGAAGTATTCAATAGTCCAGCAAATGTTTTTGTAGCTGGCTTTATTGGAACACCGCCTATGAATTTTATTGATTGCACACTTAGGGAGGAGGATGGAGTCTACATTCTAGACGCTGGCGCATTTACTTTAGGGATTTCACACTCTCTAGGTGAGGTTATTAAGAAGAAGTCTACAAGTACGGAGGTTATTTTAGGCATTAGGCCAGAGAATATTATAATAACAGAGGAGCCAGAAACAAAGAATTCTATTAAAACTGAAGTTTACGTGGTTGAACCATTAGGCTCTGAAGTCATCATAGATTTGAAAATCGATGGTAACATAATTAAGGCTAAGTCTTCTGAAGAACTGAAGCTGGCAATTGGAGATAAAGTATGGATGAGATTTGATGAGAATAAAATTCATATATTTGACAAAAAGACGGAGAAAACGATAATTTAA
- a CDS encoding MBL fold metallo-hydrolase codes for MKRFSQFLIPLVIAVFAIAAVVLFTQFTQRKTENPFKSFSEIQVGEREISVLFLGESTFVLKTVRHTIIIDPASKISRDDAKILGKVDAILITHEHSDHFVSGATLNLHQEFNCPVIVNKGAYESLKNSISEEGKLILMNSGETVILDGIIVEAVEADHPADSPLMYVVTLDDITILHASDSGFVQSLERFSGRIDLALLPIGSPSPSASPSDALEMARAVMPKKIIMMHGSASEFSEFKDLIEDSGLNTAIEEVEASKPRKISL; via the coding sequence TTGAAAAGGTTTTCGCAATTCCTCATTCCCTTAGTTATCGCTGTTTTTGCCATTGCGGCAGTAGTTTTATTTACTCAATTTACTCAGCGTAAGACTGAGAATCCATTCAAATCCTTTTCTGAAATACAAGTTGGGGAGAGGGAGATCAGCGTTCTCTTTCTCGGCGAATCAACATTTGTTCTTAAAACCGTAAGACATACCATAATTATTGATCCCGCCTCAAAGATTTCCAGAGATGATGCAAAGATTTTAGGCAAAGTGGACGCTATCCTAATTACTCATGAGCATAGCGATCACTTCGTCTCTGGAGCCACACTTAACTTACATCAAGAATTTAATTGTCCAGTTATAGTTAATAAAGGAGCTTATGAAAGCCTAAAGAACTCCATTAGTGAGGAGGGTAAGCTGATCCTTATGAATTCTGGGGAAACGGTGATATTAGATGGGATAATTGTGGAGGCTGTTGAGGCGGATCATCCAGCTGATTCACCGCTCATGTACGTTGTAACCCTAGATGACATAACAATACTTCATGCGTCAGATTCGGGTTTCGTTCAATCTCTAGAGAGATTTTCTGGAAGAATTGATTTAGCTTTATTGCCGATAGGTTCTCCATCCCCCTCGGCTTCCCCATCGGATGCCCTTGAAATGGCAAGGGCGGTAATGCCAAAGAAAATTATTATGATGCATGGATCTGCAAGCGAGTTCTCTGAATTTAAAGATCTGATTGAGGATAGCGGGTTAAATACGGCTATTGAAGAAGTTGAAGCATCAAAGCCACGGAAGATTTCACTATGA
- the hycI gene encoding hydrogenase maturation peptidase HycI, giving the protein MEWLKDCSRLVILGIGNPLRGDDSVGLKIAWRLRGKLPKNVKIIRGGVTPENFIGKIRYIKPSHVLLIDAAHFGGKPGEIKLIYPEEISGVAISTHVIPLYILADLIHEEMGAKVILLGIEPKDLSLGAKISPEIREAIERSVELIIDVIRSLRIN; this is encoded by the coding sequence ATGGAATGGTTAAAGGATTGTTCAAGACTTGTGATACTAGGGATCGGTAACCCGCTTAGAGGGGACGATTCTGTAGGGTTAAAGATCGCGTGGAGACTTAGAGGTAAACTGCCCAAAAACGTTAAAATTATAAGAGGTGGCGTAACCCCGGAAAACTTCATTGGAAAAATTAGATATATTAAACCATCACATGTTCTACTGATCGATGCTGCACATTTTGGTGGAAAACCAGGTGAAATTAAACTTATCTATCCAGAGGAAATATCAGGCGTAGCTATATCAACACATGTAATACCGCTCTATATTTTGGCGGACCTTATACATGAGGAGATGGGTGCAAAAGTTATATTGCTTGGTATAGAACCTAAAGACCTAAGTCTAGGAGCAAAAATCAGTCCGGAAATTAGGGAGGCTATCGAGCGGAGTGTTGAACTAATTATAGATGTGATAAGAAGTTTGCGCATTAACTGA